One window of Thermocoleostomius sinensis A174 genomic DNA carries:
- a CDS encoding methyltransferase domain-containing protein, which translates to MSHSQPLPPNPQPLTPDFWEGRYQEGTTRWDLGQPAPPFVTLLDAADAPKPGRIAVLGAGRGHDALLFADRGFEVVGFDFAPSAIEAATAAAQSRGVSAQFLQRDIFDLPAEFAHQFDYVLEHTCYCAILPEQREDYVYLVRSILRPHGELIALFWAHNRPGGPPFGTSPDEILQRFSPAFEIVSIVQPTNSIESRKDEEYLVRLRAKK; encoded by the coding sequence ATGTCCCACTCCCAACCCTTACCCCCCAACCCCCAACCCCTCACCCCCGACTTCTGGGAAGGCCGCTATCAAGAAGGCACAACTCGTTGGGATTTGGGACAACCTGCTCCACCATTTGTGACGCTGCTAGACGCTGCGGATGCTCCTAAGCCGGGACGAATTGCCGTATTGGGGGCTGGACGGGGCCACGACGCCCTCCTGTTTGCCGATCGAGGCTTTGAGGTGGTGGGGTTTGACTTTGCTCCCTCGGCGATCGAGGCAGCTACGGCAGCGGCTCAGTCTCGCGGTGTGTCAGCGCAATTTCTACAACGCGATATTTTTGACTTACCTGCTGAATTTGCCCACCAATTCGACTATGTGTTGGAACATACTTGTTATTGTGCCATTTTGCCCGAACAACGCGAAGATTATGTCTATCTGGTGCGATCGATTTTGCGGCCGCATGGTGAACTGATTGCCCTGTTTTGGGCCCACAATCGTCCCGGCGGCCCGCCCTTTGGCACCAGCCCCGACGAAATCCTCCAACGGTTTTCTCCCGCCTTTGAAATTGTGTCGATCGTGCAGCCCACCAATTCGATTGAGAGTCGTAAAGATGAAGAATACTTAGTTCGGCTTCGTGCTAAAAAATGA
- a CDS encoding cytochrome c biogenesis protein CcdA, with amino-acid sequence MIETLQTWLYQLEHYADSVVSTQLTHLTIVSVGIIFLAGLLTSLTPCMLSMLPITIGYIGGYETRTRLQAAAQSTWFALGLATTLAALGIVAAVAGKIYGQVGIGLPIIVSIIAILMGLNLLEALPLRLPAWGGIEWISKDLPEGVRSYLIGLTFGLVASPCSTPVLATLLAWVSTTQDPLLGSVLLLAYTAGYVAPLILAGTFTASIKKLLEVRRWSGWITPASGALLVGFGVFSLLFRLFPSGSV; translated from the coding sequence ATGATCGAGACGTTACAAACCTGGCTTTACCAATTGGAACACTACGCCGATAGCGTGGTTTCAACTCAGTTAACTCACCTGACGATCGTCAGCGTGGGCATTATTTTCCTGGCAGGATTATTGACCAGCCTGACGCCCTGTATGCTGTCGATGCTGCCAATCACGATCGGGTACATTGGCGGTTACGAAACCCGGACTCGACTACAGGCAGCGGCCCAATCGACTTGGTTTGCTCTGGGACTGGCAACCACTCTAGCAGCATTAGGGATTGTGGCGGCGGTGGCAGGCAAAATCTATGGACAGGTGGGGATTGGGTTGCCCATCATCGTTAGCATTATCGCGATTTTGATGGGCTTGAACTTGCTGGAAGCCTTACCCCTGCGACTTCCAGCTTGGGGCGGCATAGAGTGGATCTCTAAAGATTTGCCCGAAGGCGTGCGATCGTACCTAATAGGCTTGACCTTTGGGTTGGTGGCTTCCCCTTGCAGCACCCCGGTTCTGGCCACCTTACTCGCCTGGGTTTCTACCACGCAAGATCCCCTATTGGGCAGCGTGTTGCTGCTAGCGTATACAGCGGGATATGTCGCTCCTTTGATTTTGGCGGGAACCTTCACCGCATCGATCAAGAAATTGCTGGAGGTGCGACGTTGGTCTGGATGGATTACGCCTGCTAGTGGGGCGCTATTGGTAGGATTCGGGGTGTTTTCGCTATTGTTTCGCCTCTTCCCATCTGGCAGCGTTTAA
- a CDS encoding cytochrome c biogenesis protein — protein sequence MTLNTSNNSSKNTAVDTSDPPSTTSIGLLKRLQRYWKRELIPLLADLRLAIALLLAIAVFSVTGTVIEQGQTLAFYQANYPEDPALFGFLTWKVILTLGLDHVYRTWWFLALLILFGSSLMACTFKRQLPALRWFSRTWNFYSQPRQFEKFALSAEFDRGSLDHFIPLLRQRRYKIFQEGNKLYAHKGIVGRIGPIVVHVSMLLILAGSLYGAMTGFFAQEMVPSGETFQVRNIFDAGPWAAAQIPKDWSVKVNRFWIDYTPDGTIDQFYSDLSVLDQAGQEIDRQTIHVNKPLRHNGVTFYQADWGIAGVQFRLNNSPVLQLPMALLDTGGNGRFWGTWIPTKPDMSAGVSVVAKDLQGTLLVYDMNGQLISTVREGMATHVNDVDLAIVQIIGSTGLQIKADPGIPLVYAGFGLLMVGVIMSYISHSQIWALQTENGKFYVGGRTNRAQVIFEREMIEMLNQVRDVKG from the coding sequence ATGACTTTAAACACGTCTAACAACTCCTCTAAAAACACGGCAGTTGATACGTCAGACCCACCCTCCACCACGTCGATCGGGCTACTCAAGCGATTGCAACGCTACTGGAAACGAGAACTGATTCCCCTGCTGGCCGATTTGCGTTTGGCGATCGCTCTTCTGTTAGCCATTGCCGTATTCAGCGTGACGGGAACCGTAATCGAGCAAGGACAAACGCTCGCCTTTTACCAAGCCAATTATCCCGAAGACCCGGCCTTGTTTGGATTTTTGACCTGGAAAGTAATTCTGACCCTCGGACTCGATCACGTCTATCGCACCTGGTGGTTTTTGGCCCTGTTGATATTGTTTGGCTCCAGCCTCATGGCCTGCACTTTCAAGCGTCAGTTGCCGGCGTTGCGCTGGTTTTCCCGTACCTGGAATTTCTATAGCCAACCGCGCCAGTTTGAAAAATTTGCCCTCAGCGCCGAGTTCGATCGCGGTTCCTTAGATCACTTTATTCCGCTATTACGGCAGCGCCGCTACAAAATTTTTCAAGAAGGAAACAAGCTCTATGCCCACAAAGGAATTGTCGGACGAATTGGCCCGATCGTCGTCCATGTCAGCATGTTGCTGATTTTGGCAGGATCGCTATATGGGGCCATGACCGGATTTTTTGCCCAAGAAATGGTTCCCAGCGGCGAAACCTTTCAAGTGCGTAATATCTTTGATGCGGGGCCGTGGGCCGCGGCGCAGATTCCCAAAGATTGGTCGGTGAAGGTGAATCGGTTTTGGATTGACTACACCCCCGATGGCACAATCGATCAGTTCTATTCCGATCTGTCGGTGCTGGATCAAGCCGGACAGGAGATCGATCGGCAAACCATTCACGTTAATAAACCACTGCGTCACAACGGTGTCACCTTCTATCAGGCTGATTGGGGCATTGCGGGCGTACAGTTTCGCCTTAATAATAGCCCTGTGCTGCAACTGCCGATGGCCCTGCTGGATACGGGCGGCAATGGACGGTTTTGGGGCACGTGGATTCCTACCAAACCAGACATGAGCGCTGGCGTTTCTGTGGTGGCTAAAGATCTTCAGGGTACACTGCTGGTGTATGACATGAACGGGCAATTAATCTCCACCGTGCGCGAAGGCATGGCTACCCATGTCAACGATGTGGATTTGGCGATCGTTCAGATCATTGGCAGCACTGGGTTGCAAATTAAAGCAGACCCCGGCATTCCTCTAGTCTATGCTGGATTTGGACTGCTGATGGTCGGCGTGATCATGAGCTACATCTCGCACTCGCAAATTTGGGCCTTGCAAACCGAAAACGGCAAGTTTTATGTGGGTGGCCGCACCAACCGCGCCCAAGTTATTTTTGAACGGGAAATGATTGAAATGCTAAATCAAGTTAGGGATGTGAAAGGATGA